ATGTCCCGGCGGTGGTGTGGGGATTCAGCACGGTGCTGTTCGGATTCGTCTGCCCGCTCACCGAGCTGGAGAACTGGTCGCGCCGGCGCGCCGGTGAGGCGGGGTTGCCGCCGTCGGGGTTCATCGATCATTACCTGACCGGCGTTCTGTATCCGCGGAGTGCCCTGGAGCTCGTCCGGGTGCTGGTGGTGATCGTGGTCGTGGCGTCCTGGGTGCTGTACCTGCGGTTGTATCGCCACCGAAGTACACAGACCGTCGGGTGATCCACACATCGAGCGGCGGTTCGATCGGGGCCCGGGAGGCCGATTCGTCCCGCTGATGCCGTCCTGTCCCGCCCGTGTGCCTCCGTCTCGGCACACTGGCGCCCTCTCGAACACGGCCTCCGACCTGGGCCGACGGCGCGAATCGTCCAACCGTTGGCAACTAGCTTCGGTCGTGAATTCCGGTGTCGGTTGATCGCGATCCTCGACATCGCTTGGGTGCGGTGGTGGCTCGTTTCCGGTCGCGAATTTCAGAACCGGGGTGGCGCGTGTCCGCCGCTGCCTTCGGCATGGATCCCCAAGCGACACTGTTTATCTCGCTGACCACCCCGGCCACACCCTCCCGCCGAACCCCGAGAAAGGTGGACACCCGTGCACGCGACCGTCCGCGCCGGCACCCGCACCGATATCGATGCGCTCGTCGCACTCGACCGAGTCGCCCATCACGGCAACACGCGAGCCGGTCACATCACACGATGGTGCGAGCAGGACGCGGTCCTGGTCGCGGAGGCCAACGGTGAACC
This DNA window, taken from Nocardia sp. BMG111209, encodes the following:
- a CDS encoding DUF2784 domain-containing protein — its product is MMYRLLADATAGVHFLFVAYLVVGGFLACRWRWTIWTHVPAVVWGFSTVLFGFVCPLTELENWSRRRAGEAGLPPSGFIDHYLTGVLYPRSALELVRVLVVIVVVASWVLYLRLYRHRSTQTVG